In Castanea sativa cultivar Marrone di Chiusa Pesio chromosome 6, ASM4071231v1, a single window of DNA contains:
- the LOC142640918 gene encoding transcription factor TCP4-like, with the protein MGQNHHQTTTSTRFGIRSGGGEIVEVQGGHIVRSTGRKDRHSKVCTAKGPRDRRVRLSAHTAIQFYDVQDRLGYDRPSKAVDWLIKKAKAAIDELEELPAWKPTTVTISQQQDQHQTQILDENPNPIGIPCSAVDTIASGSRTATTMVGCDGGRVSDTNIHNLHHQMSENPNNNSSSSSSFLPPSLDSDSIADTIKSFFPMGASAETTQFQNYHPPPDLLSRTSSQSQDLRLSLQSFHDPILLHQHQAQTHHQNEHEHMLFSGTTQLGYDGSSAGWPEHHHHPAEINRFQRMLAWNAGTGAETGSASSSGVGGEFVFNSPPTTSTQQLLQPFFGQNQFFQQRGPLQSSNTPSVRAWIDPTIATAAHHHLIPPTFHQSSISGIGFAPGGFSGFRVPARIHGEEEHDGISHNPSSASSNSRH; encoded by the coding sequence ATGGGACAGAACCACCACCAAACAACAACATCGACAAGATTTGGGATAAGAAGCGGAGGGGGCGAGATCGTAGAGGTGCAAGGAGGCCACATTGTTCGCTCTACTGGACGCAAGGACCGCCACAGCAAGGTCTGCACCGCAAAGGGACCCAGAGACCGCCGTGTACGCCTCTCGGCACACACCGCCATCCAGTTCTACGACGTTCAGGACCGCCTCGGCTACGACCGTCCCAGCAAGGCCGTCGATTGGCTCATCAAAAAGGCCAAAGCCGCCATCGACGAACTCGAAGAGCTTCCAGCATGGAAGCCCACCACTGTGACCATCTCACAGCAACAAGACCAGCACCAGACCCAGATACTCGACGAGAACCCGAATCCAATTGGTATTCCCTGCAGCGCGGTGGATACCATTGCTTCTGGCAGTAGGACAGCAACTACAATGGTGGGTTGTGATGGTGGTAGAGTTTCAGATACTAATATTCATAATCTTCACCATCAAATGAGCGAGAACCCGAATAATAACAGCAGTAGTAGTTCGAGCTTTCTACCACCATCGCTGGACTCGGACTCCATTGCTGACACAATCAAGTCCTTTTTCCCAATGGGTGCATCTGCTGAGACCACACAGTTTCAGAATTACCACCCACCACCAGATTTGCTGTCAAGAACCAGTAGCCAGAGCCAAGATCTGCGGCTCTCACTTCAATCTTTTCACGACCCAATTCTTCTGCACCAGCACCAAGCCCAGACCCATCATCAGAATGAGCATGAGCATATGCTCTTCTCCGGAACCACACAGTTGGGTTATGATGGGTCATCTGCTGGGTGGCCTgagcaccaccaccacccagcAGAGATTAACCGCTTCCAGAGAATGCTAGCTTGGAATGCTGGTACAGGTGCAGAAACTGGTAGTGCCAGTAGTAGTGGTGTTGGTGGTGAATTTGTCTTCAATTCGCCACCTACAACTTCCACCCAGCAACTGCTGCAGCCGTTTTTCGgccaaaaccagttttttcaaCAGAGGGGACCCCTTCAGTCCAGTAACACACCTTCGGTTCGCGCTTGGATAGACCCGACAATTGCCACTGCCGCTCATCACCATCTTATTCCACCAACATTCCATCAGTCTTCCATTTCAGGCATCGGATTCGCCCCTGGCGGATTCTCCGGGTTTCGAGTTCCAGCACGCATCCATGGTGAAGAGGAACACGACGGCATCTCCCATAATCCGTCCTCTGCTTCCTCCAATTCTCGCCattga
- the LOC142641027 gene encoding protein IQ-DOMAIN 10-like, protein MGSGDCFRSIISLRRVKEDRSKKAKVHSTTDKSNGSKSKNQSHRESSSSSNGGPIEIPNAPPVPIKNIAATRIQAAFRAYMARKMLQARKMLCHQPSKNETLCHPMGTVRFQGFIQDQNVREQASTALNYIHSWSRIQDQIRARRLHMVTEGRIRQKKLENQLKLEAKLHELEVEWCGGSETMEEILSRLQQREEAAIKRERTMAYAFSHQWRANSSQYLGQASYSLGKENWGWSWMERWIAARPWEIRVHVHSPESKKVQTKQSKLYKIGNQPEKKLSVSFKPALSNGKGTTKVKNLVYPAAEK, encoded by the exons ATGGGTTCTGGAGACTGTTTTAGGTCAATAATTAGCCTAAGAAGAGTGAAGGAAGACAGATCCAAAAAAGCAAAG GTGCACTCAACTACTGATAAATCAAATGGGTCCAAGAGCAAGAATCAGTCTCATAGAGAGTCAAGCAGTTCTTCCAATGGTGGTCCAATTGAAATTCCAAATGCTCCACCagttccaataaaaaatatagctGCCACTCGGATTCAAGCTGCATTTCGGGCATATATG GCAAGAAAAATGTTACAGGCAAGAAAAATGTTATGCCATCAACcatcaaaaaatgaaacattATGCCATCCAATGGGGACAGTAAGATTTCAGGGCTTCATTCAAGATCAAAATGTCAGAGAGCAAGCATCAACTGCATTGAATTATATACATTCATGGAGTAGAATACAAGACCAAATCAGAGCTCGCCGACTCCATATGGTCACAGAAGGTCGAATTAGGCAAAAGAAATTGGAAAATCAGTTAAAGCTTGAAGCTAAGCTCCATGAGCTCGAG GTGGAATGGTGTGGTGGCTCTGAAACCATGGAGGAAATCCTTTCCAGGTTACAACAGCGAGAAGAAGCCGCAATTAAGCGTGAGCGAACCATGGCATATGCCTTCTCTCATCAG TGGAGGGCCAACTCTAGCCAATATCTAGGCCAGGCTTCATACAGTCTTGGCAAGGAAAACTGGGGTTGGAGCTGGATGGAGCGCTGGATAGCTGCCCGCCCTTGGGAGATCCGGGTTCATGTACATTCTCCTGAATCGAAGAAAGTGCAAACCAAGCAGagcaaattatataaaattggaAACCAGCCAGAGAAGAAATTATCAGTTTCATTCAAACCTGCTTTATCAAATGGGAAGGGAACCACAAAAGTGAAAAACTTGGTCTACCCAGCTGCTGAAAAATAA
- the LOC142639721 gene encoding uncharacterized protein LOC142639721, translating to MCKVFLSSLGPTTLRWFNGLKKGSIHSFSEPIQEFGVQFMTCSRVPQPVDALLSMKMGTGETLRNYTSRYWELYNEIGGGNEKIAASIFRMGLPKESGLRESLTFKPPEDMRQLMRRIEEYKRLEDDRLQSKGKEPIISYPRNNGFNPRQRKDLRIQEPGPAVGGVNATFQELVHCIIDRIKNESYFKRPNRMAGNPSRRNQNLYCSYHRDKGHTTEQCRVLKDHLEQLVKAGHLKEFLVETGNQEIGQADRLR from the coding sequence atgtgtaaggttttcctCTCGAGCCTTGGGCCCACTACTTTGAGGTGGTTTAACGGGTTGAAGAAGGGCTCGATCCATAGTTTTTCAGAACCGATCCAGGAGTTCGGAGTGCAATTCATGACTTGCAGCCGGGTGCCGCAGCCCGTGGACGCATTGCTATCAATGAAGATGGGGACTGGAGAGACCCTTCGCAACTACACCAGTCGGTACTGGGAATTGTACAACGAGATTGGCGGGGGAAACGAAAAGATCGCGGCGAGCATCTTTCGGATGGGCCTACCCAAAGAATCCGGGCTGAGAGAATCGTTGACCTTTAAGCCTCCCGAGGATATGAGGCAATTGATGAGGCGTATCGAAGAGTACAAACGCTTAGAAGATGATCGGCTACAGTCCAAAGGGAAGGAGCCGATAATCAGTTATCCTCGGAACAACGGCTTCAACCCTAGACAAAGGAAGGATTTGAGAATTCAAGAGCCCGGCCCGGCAGTTGGGGGAGTCAACGCGACGTTCCAGGAGCTCGTACACTGCATCATTGATAGGATAAAAAATGAGTCGTATTTTAAGCGGCCGAACAGGATGGCGGGAAACCCGTCAAGGAGAAACCAGAATTTGTATTGCTCTTATCACAGGGATAAAGGGCACACCACCGAGCAGTGTAGGGTGTTGAAAGATCACTTGGAACAGTTGGTGAAGGCAGGGCATTTGAAAGAGTTTCTGGTGGAGACTGGAAATCAGGAGATCGGACAGGCTGATCGGCTGCGTTGA